From one Microlunatus sp. Gsoil 973 genomic stretch:
- the ligD gene encoding non-homologous end-joining DNA ligase has product MASSTPAIELEIGPYGVRISNPDRVYFPARGETKLDLANYYLSVGDGIVRALRERPCMLHRFPTGVSGEKVHQKRLPHGAPPWMETVRVEFPRYNRHAYELCVTHIAQVIWCVQMSTVEFHPWNSRRADTEKPDEWRIDLDPGEECDFATVRRVAHVAHEVLDELGAVGWPKTSGGSGMHIYVRIPPDHGFSEVRRAALAFAREVERRIPQDATTVWWRKDRDPRKLFVDYNQNARDHTIAAAYSVRGNPEGTVSAPLRWDELDDASPKDFTIATMPARFAELGDLHEGIDEAVFPIDQLLEWADRDEREGVETPPEPED; this is encoded by the coding sequence ATGGCCAGTTCGACACCGGCGATCGAGCTGGAGATCGGGCCGTACGGCGTCCGGATCTCCAACCCCGACCGGGTCTACTTCCCCGCCCGCGGCGAGACGAAGCTTGACCTCGCCAACTATTACCTCAGCGTCGGCGACGGGATCGTCCGCGCGCTCCGTGAACGACCCTGCATGTTGCACCGGTTCCCGACCGGCGTCTCCGGCGAGAAGGTGCATCAGAAGCGGTTGCCGCACGGTGCCCCTCCGTGGATGGAGACCGTCCGGGTCGAGTTCCCGCGCTACAACCGGCATGCCTATGAGTTGTGCGTGACCCACATCGCCCAGGTGATCTGGTGCGTCCAGATGTCGACGGTGGAGTTCCATCCCTGGAACAGCCGGCGGGCCGACACCGAGAAGCCCGACGAGTGGCGGATCGACCTGGACCCGGGCGAGGAATGTGACTTCGCCACGGTCCGCCGGGTCGCCCACGTCGCCCATGAGGTGCTGGACGAGCTGGGGGCCGTCGGCTGGCCGAAGACCTCGGGGGGCTCCGGAATGCACATCTATGTCCGGATCCCGCCCGACCACGGCTTCTCGGAGGTACGGCGCGCCGCGCTGGCCTTCGCCCGCGAGGTCGAGCGCCGGATCCCCCAGGACGCGACGACGGTCTGGTGGCGCAAGGATCGGGATCCTCGCAAGCTCTTCGTCGACTACAACCAGAACGCCCGCGACCACACCATCGCCGCCGCCTATTCGGTGCGCGGCAACCCCGAAGGTACGGTCTCGGCTCCGTTGCGCTGGGACGAGCTGGACGATGCGTCCCCCAAGGACTTCACGATCGCCACCATGCCTGCCCGGTTCGCGGAGCTCGGCGACCTGCACGAGGGCATCGACGAAGCCGTCTTCCCCATCGACCAGCTGCTGGAATGGGCCGACCGGGACGAGCGGGAGGGCGTCGAGACGCCTCCCGAGCCGGAGGACTGA
- a CDS encoding 5-formyltetrahydrofolate cyclo-ligase translates to MFRPPQSPADVAAITDAKRVLRRAVQRRRTVRPEDRRTADDAARFEQLRAFLANAELGTVACYLSVPPEPGTLQLIAWLASRGVRVLLPVFTEPATPAEPTGEPDWAAYAGPEHLRQGPRSLIEPTTPAMGADALSEAQLIILPGLAGNTGGDRLGRGGGWYDRALRHADGAAVTVLLLNDDEVVEAIPTHRHDRTVDVIITPTRVLDCG, encoded by the coding sequence GTGTTCCGGCCACCGCAATCCCCCGCTGACGTCGCCGCCATCACCGATGCCAAACGCGTGCTGCGGCGGGCGGTGCAACGACGCCGGACGGTACGGCCCGAGGACCGGCGAACCGCCGACGACGCCGCCCGGTTCGAACAGCTCAGAGCGTTCCTCGCCAACGCCGAGCTCGGGACGGTCGCCTGCTACCTGTCGGTACCCCCGGAGCCCGGCACCCTGCAGCTGATCGCCTGGCTGGCCAGCCGCGGCGTCCGGGTGCTGTTGCCGGTCTTCACCGAACCGGCGACCCCGGCGGAGCCGACCGGTGAGCCGGACTGGGCGGCGTACGCGGGCCCGGAGCACCTGCGACAGGGGCCGCGGTCACTGATCGAGCCGACGACCCCCGCCATGGGTGCCGACGCGCTGTCCGAAGCGCAGTTGATCATCCTCCCCGGATTGGCAGGGAACACCGGAGGCGACCGGCTGGGGCGGGGCGGCGGCTGGTACGACCGGGCGCTGCGGCACGCCGACGGCGCCGCGGTGACCGTCCTGCTGCTCAACGACGACGAGGTCGTCGAGGCCATCCCGACACACCGCCATGACCGCACGGTCGACGTGATCATCACTCCGACCCGCGTGCTGGATTGCGGATGA